In a genomic window of Muntiacus reevesi chromosome 1, mMunRee1.1, whole genome shotgun sequence:
- the LOC136161157 gene encoding olfactory receptor 6N2, translating into MEPHNQSSLAEFVLLGFPRVGHIRGWLFVLLLLAYLFTICGNMLIFLVIRLDAALHTPMYHFVSILSFLELWYTATTIPKMLANLLSDKKTISFAGCLLQTYFFHSLGASECYLLTAMAYDRYLAICRPLHYPAIMTPVLCAKMAAGCWTCGFLCPISEIILVSQLPLCGYNEIQHIFCDFPPLLSLACKDTSTNVLVDFAINAFVILITFLFIMVSYGRIIGTVLKIKTVAGRKKAFSTCASHVIVVLIFFGSIIFMYVRLKESYSLTLDRTLAVVYSVLTPLVNPIIYSLRNKELIKAIKRTIFRKGARASPTQH; encoded by the coding sequence ATGGAGCCCCACAACCAATCAAGCCTGGCTGAATTTGTGCTCCTTGGTTTCCCCAGGGTGGGACATATCAGGGGCTGGCTTTTTGTCCTGCTGCTGTTGGCATACCTGTTCACTATCTGTGGCAACATGCTCATCTTCTTAGTCATACGGCTGGATGCAGCCCTACACACACCCATGTACCACTttgtcagtattctttccttcttgGAGCTGTGGTATACAGCCACCACTATCCCCAAGATGCTAGCTAACCTTCTCAGTGATAAGAAAACCATTTCTTTTGCAGGATGCCTCCTTCAGACTTACTTCTTCCACTCCCTAGGGGCCTCCGAATGCTACCTTCTTACAGCAATGGCCTATGACCGGTACCTGGCCATTTGCAGGCCCCTGCACTATCCCGCAATTATGACCCCCGTGCTCTGTGCCAAGATGGCTGCTGGGTGTTGGACCTGCGGCTTTCTATGTCCCATATCTGAAATCATCCTGGTCTCCCAGCTCCCTTTGTGTGGCTACAATGAAATTCAACACATCTTTTGTGACTTTCCACCTCTTCTAAGCCTGGCCTGCAAGGACACATCCACTAATGTCCTGGTGGACTTTGCCATCAATGCCTTCGTCATCCTTATCACTTTCCTCTTTATTATGGTGTCTTATGGAAGAATCATTGGGACTGTACTGAAGATAAAAACGGTTGCAGGAAGGAAGAAGGCCTTCTCTACGTGTGCTTCACATGTTATTGTGGTCCTCATCTTCTTCGGGAGCATCATCTTCATGTATGTGCGGCTAAAGGAGAGTTATTCATTGACCCTTGATCGGACGCTTGCTGTAGTCTACTCTGTACTAACACCACTAGTCAACCCAATTATCTACAGTCTTCGTAATAAGGAACTCATTAAGGCCATTAAGAGAACCATCTTTCGGAAGGGAGCAAGAGCTAGTCCCACACAACATTGA